One part of the Gossypium raimondii isolate GPD5lz chromosome 1, ASM2569854v1, whole genome shotgun sequence genome encodes these proteins:
- the LOC105786025 gene encoding probable plastid-lipid-associated protein 4, chloroplastic — translation MALSPTFHTILTTSLSAPSPKLPPSISSPQRFPFLIKPLHPNAFNLSTSSSAPDQKWRVNVSFFPAFLNKGKDAKVLKQDLLDCIAPLDRGADATPEDQQRVDQLASKLEAVNPTKQPLKSDLLNGKWELIYTTSKSILQTQRPKFLRSSTNYQAINVDTLRAQNMESWPFFNQVTADLTPLNARKVAVKFDYFKIGGLIPIKAPGRARGELEITYLDEELRISRGDLGNLFILKMIDPSYRVPV, via the exons ATGGCCTTATCTCCAACCTTCCATACAATTCTCACCACCTCTCTCTCTGCCCCATCCCCTAAGCTTCCCCCTTCTATCTCTTCACCCCAACGCTTTCCCTTCTTAATCAAACCCCTCCACCCCAATGCCTTCAATCTCTCAACATCATCATCTGCTCCTGATCAGAAATGGAGGGTTAACGTTTCTTTCTTCCCAGCCTTTTTAAACAAAGGCAAGGATGCTAAGGTTCTCAAGCAAGACCTTCTTGATTGCATTGCACCACTTGACCGAGGTGCCGATGCCACCCCCGAGGACCAGCAGAGAGTTGATCAG TTAGCAAGCAAACTTGAAGCAGTTAATCCCACAAAGCAGCCTCTGAAATCTGATTTACTAAATGGAAAATGGGAGCTTATTTACACCACTTCCAAATCTATTTTGCAAACTCAG AGACCGAAATTCCTAAGATCTTCTACAAACTACCAAGCAATCAATGTGGATACACTTAGGGCCCAAAACATGGAATCTTGGCCTTTCTTCAACCAG GTTACAGCAGATTTAACACCTCTGAATGCAAGGAAAGTGGCtgtaaaatttgattatttcaaaATTGGAGGTTTG ATACCTATAAAGGCACCTGGAAGAGCTCGTGGTGAACTAGAGATTACTTATTTGGATGAAGAACTGAG GATATCAAGAGGTGATTTAGGAAACTTGTTCATCTTGAAAATGATCGATCCTTCTTACCGCGTCCCTGTCTAG